The genomic region AACCCGCCCGGATGAAcaattttaatataaacaataaaaatacagtTCATGTGGACAAAGGTCCGTATCCCTAGCATTGCTCTAGCAAGATATAGTTAATCATCCCATGACTTGATGTGCTATTAACAAATTTAATCTTCCATTTAATGATTGGACCTTATGAATATGCGCGCTATGATCATCATTATAAGCTGCAGATAGAGACCGCATCGACCAATTTAATTGCATACATTTACATATAAGTCCCATTAATTCGAATTCTGCCTCATTTTGTGCTTGTTACAGTgaaaatgacatatatatagcgCAACTCGAGCTTTACCAAAAGCTAATTGTGACCCCATGCAACAGGAAAGTGGCAAGTACTGCAAGTAGCCATCATTGTACgtattattttcatgatttcaaAACACATCAGTACCTATATTATTGACGTCCCAGCTATATCATTATCTTCAAACCTCCTCAACCTTTTACACACATTATAATTATAGAGTCCCCTTCAAATTATAATGTCTTTATAACTTGATCAGTCGATCCATTCTCTAGCTTTTCATGCAATGGCTAGCAGCTAGCTGTCAATTAaaaggactttttttttttttgtcgcaTTAATATTAAGATACTACTATTAATATTGGGGAGGGTTCCGGAATATTACTCCCAACAAAATTTTCACCAtaatttagggttttcattATAGGAAaccatcattttttaatatctatatatataataatacacacacacacgcacatacCATCAAATTAgtactattaattattgataaccAAGCTGTTTTAATGTGGCTATTTGatgtaaaataaacaattttacaTCAAAGCAATATCTGCACGTACACCATCCATTGTGCCAGGTCATTGATCCCTCCAATTATATGATTCTGTCCATACCTCCTTCAACATaatgtttttatgaatttttattgatctttaattattacttatcaaagaGGAGAAAACCTAGCTAGGTTTCAGctaataaggaaaatgatacccTTACACTTtctttactaatttaattaaaaataaattcaattttataaaaattgactttatttttaattagattaCATGATTACGTAagttaattgaatttattttcttctaaagtATGCAAGAAGATCATGTTTTGGGATGTGAAACACTCTATGGATCAGCAATTGTTGTTGatcccacaccccacacctgacgtgtggggttttattttttttatttttcttctcttctcttctgtttttttatttatttatatttctcttttcttcctgCTCTCTTTTCTTCCCATTCATTTTTGTGTCCATCCCACGAGCTCGACGAAGCCCCCTCAGATGCAAAGTAGATTCCCTACCGAGTCGAAGCCCCCTCAAACCCCATCTCCCTAGCAATTCCCTCCCAAAGCCCGTGAACAAATGCCTCGCTCGTTCCCTCCCGAAGGGTGGCAAAACAGATGGGAGGCGAAATAGAGCTAGTAGTCACGGGTGCTAGGCGGCGATGGGCAGAGGGATGAGCGATAAGTCGTGGGTGCTGGGCGATGAGAGGGACGACAACGAGTCGAGGGTGACTAGCGGGGTAGCGCTGGTGGAGGGAGGGTGACGCGAGTGCTAGGTGACGAGGGGTTCCCATGAATAGGTGGGTGGCGAAATGGTCCATGGGGAAAACATGTGGGTGGCGATGGGCAGAGGTCTTCCGACGAGTCACCGATGCTGGGCGACGGTTGGGACGACGACACTCGAGGGTGCTGGGCAACGGTTGAGACGACAACGCTCGAGGGTGCTGGGTGACAAGAGGGAGGGGGACGTGGGATGCAAAATTTGAATGGGAAGAGTAAAACCAAAGATGTAAAACACATGTTttgcttgaaaagaaaaattaaatccaCATAAGGTATGCAACGGTTGATGAGGAACAATGACTGATCTATAGTTAAattctttgaaatttttaatctagattcaaatagcaaaagagaaaaaaataactggATAGTAAAGAAGGTGCAAATGTATCATTACCCTTCAGCTAATTTACGCAGGTGTACAAAGATTAGAGTAGGAATTAGTCATAAGCTTCATGCCATAACAAAGCCCTTAAGATCTTTACCATATTTAAGTAccttttatcatctaatgatatATGTTGAGGAAGTAAGCgattaattatttaagaataatTACTTTGTAAATCTCAAGTTTGAATTTCAATGCGCGCTCTTTATCGCTTTTCTTGTTATTGGCATATGATTGGGGACTATATAAACTTAGAAAACCTTTAAAACCGAAAGTAGGATCAATTTCGTATATATCATCTTTGAGTTAGTAATCATGAGGAGGATTAATACATGGCTAGCTATCATTTCCTTTAAATTTTATAGGCTTGAACTCTTATAATTTGATCTATGCTATTTTAGAAAATCGCATCTAGCTACCATGCATGTAAATTTTAACCTTTTACATTGCATGACCTTTAGAATATGGAATTCCCAAGAGGATTTGTTGATACAACTCATACAAAATCATGTAAACTAATTCACAAGGTTTTTATTGCCTTAAATAGGCCCCAAGAGCTTGTTCCATCGATTTATATAAGATTCTACTCAAGGCATGCAAAATGTAATCTGATTCACAAGGTCTTAATTGCCTTATTTAGGCCTCAAGAGCTTGTTCCATCAATTTGCATAAAGATCTACTCGTCTCGGGTTTAGAACATCACCTATTGATACCTCTCTTTCATGTTACACAAACCACCTATGCACTTCTTTGTTCTtgtttatgtagatgacataaTATTCACAAGCACTCCTCTATCAAGTATTGGTAACTTGATTAGAAACAATTGAAAGTTGAGTTTAAGTTGAAAGACCTAGGTGACTTGTCCTATTTGTTGTGCATTCATGTTAGCCGCAGTGAATAGGTTTACATTTAAAGCAGGCTAATTAAGTACTTGTAGCTAGACCTCTACATCGAGTCAATATGTTGGGGACGAAACCATATATTGTACCTTCTACCTCTGAAAAATATTGACAAAATTCGATGGTGGTCCCTTGGATAACGCTTCATATTCAAACACATTGTTGGCTCTCTTGAATATTCCACTGTTACATGACCTGATCATATCTCTCACTCAGTCAATCAGTTCAACCAATTCTTACACTATCCAACGAGAACACATTTCACCATTGCAAAGAGATTTTTATGGTATTTTAAGGACAAAACAAGTTATGGTCTACTATTTACTCTAGGACCCTTAATCCTACAACCCTATTGCGATTCACATTGGGTAGGGGTTCCGATTCATCGAAAGTGTACAAGTGGTTATGGTGTTTTTCTCGGCAAGCTAAGGAATCAATGGTACCAAGTCTAGCACAGAGTCTGAATATCATTCTATTGCATTTGTGCGCTATTGCTACCACTAAGTTGTTTTGGTTAAGCATGCTCTTTAAGGAATTGTAACTACCTATCAATGGTGTAATAATCTCAATTAGGTTATTGCTCAAGCATCTAATCCAATTTCTCATATTAGAACAATATATAGCACAAAGAGCTTGAGTAGTATTTTATAAGGGGGAAAATCTTATGCAAGAACATAGCAACTCGGTGCATCTGATCTATTGCAGAGACCAGTGTATAGAcatctttacaaaaaaaattgacctATACTCAATTCTTGTTTCTTTGGGACAAACTCATGATCATACCCCTTGTGAGTTTGGGGGGACTATTAAGTTGCATGCATGATCCATCACCTAAATTTCCATTGAAGCTTGCTGATCATTTAGCTCTCAATTAGTCCAAGTCAACCCTTATCTCAAGAAGATGAAACTACTTCAAAGATCTTGTTCAAAGTCCCAAATCTGTTTAAacataattaagttaatgtaAAAGCATGAACTTGTTACATGTGATCATAAGCGCTTATGATCACATGTAacaagtttttaatttctttaacatAGTGCAATACAATGGAATGCTTACTATGGCCGCTTTTTGATCTTGTTACATTATTTTCACACTTAGGACATATAGCATGTCTAAAGAAAACCCATTTCTTGATGCTACAAACctcaaaataaattgtaaacGGACTAAATTATATGGTCTGTGGTTCCGTTCCTTCAATTTGCTTCTGAGATACTGTTTTTGTTCAGGTTTTCtaagctttatatatataattcttacttatcaaagaGGAAATTTAGGGTTGGGGTTTCAATGCTTTTATCTCATTTCCTATCATTGGTATACATGAATTGgagaactagctagctagcttaattacAAACTGATCAAATTAAAGCTAGCTTTGAATCAAAACTAGGCACAATTTCATGATATATAACGTTTTGAAATTAATCATCATCTTGAGTAGGAATACATGATGGCTAGCAAGCTAGATAGCTACCATATTAATTTCCTTAAAAATTTATGGGCTTGAATTAAGTACTTTTAcaataagatattttacaaaattgcaTGCATCTGGCCTCTTGCTACCATGGGAACATCAAGTACCATTCACATTGCTTGAATATCTTCAGAAACCCCAAGCCTCAGAATTTATAGGAATTAGGTCCCACAGGTCTGGTGATAATTCTACATCACTGGTGGATCCGTAAACTAGTCTCTTGAGCCTCTCCGTCACTTTTGCAGCTCCAAAATCGAAAGAACATCCGACAGTCTGCACAAAAATAGGACAAAACGAAATTTAAGTACCCAAGTGTCGACgacatatatatgatcataatcATGATCTTGAGATACATATAGAatctattttttgtaaaatacgtATAAGTGATTAAAATACCTCTGCGTGTACTACATGCAGAACTGAGTCCCCAGAAGTCGAAAAGCTGGCATTCAAGACCTCCGCTTGTTCTCCATGAAGAATGTGAATCATCTCATAGAAGATGAACTGATTATCCAGCCCAGTTATCAAAACGATCTCTAGCGTGGAACCGGTTTCTCGGATTTCGATTTTCGGCGATTTTAGACCTGCTGTTTCTTCGAAATTTGTGCATGTATACGGTCTTTTTTTCCTGCTCGTTAAGCTCTCTTTCTTCTCCTTGGATTTCTTCAGCTTTGTCTCTAGGCTTGTGATGTAGTTTATTGCTTCATCTATTTGATCAGGAAGTGAGTGTACTGCCTCCTGCATTTCATGGAAGATAATTCAAGATCCGTACATATACATTTACAGACACGTTCACGTACAAATTCTGACTTTCGTTCGTTCTTggacaaattttgtaaaaattaaggATGTTTTGTTGAGAGAGGtggaaaattagagagagagagagggagagaggggtaTAAACGTACCTTGGAGTCGGGGTTTGGGAGGAGAGAATTGAGCCTGGAGTAGAGGACTTTCATCTGATTTCTCCTGTTCTTCTCTATGATCCTTCTTTCTACTTTTGTTGAAGAGGATTGACTTCGCTGATGATCCATTTGTTCTTCTGCTAAGTTAACGACCGAGACTCCCCATTAACAAATTACTTCAACAAGTTGATGAATTTAGATGGCTTGCTGCTAATTTCCTTTCCCTTgacgcttatatatatattagcagttCGCTTGAAAAAGTGCGAGTCTTGGGAAAGGAACTTTGGGGCCCACAAGCCCGACGTTGATCGTCATGTGTGGGAACGTCAGCCATAGGAGTCATATATCCATTATCGGCcgtcaagtttgaaaatataaaaacaacaattttGCACGTGGGCGTTTGAATTTTCTAGACCGGTATCCAGGAAGGAGAaccatcctcatcctcatcctttCACTTCAATATATAATTGCTTTTATTTTGTCAACTTGGTGCTAATGTAAAATTAAGGCATCCTTTATTTTTAAtcgagattaaaattaaaaattaaaaaatatatttttaatattatttttattttaaaataaaaaataaattatttatttattttattttgtataaaaatttgaaaaagttgtaatgattagatgagatgcattgagaggagttgtgaaaacaaacgagaccaatgaaaaattctattcatcattctaacatagcacacaccacacttttttttttctctcaccaaatgtgtggtgtatggatgatgagtgagtaaaataattcaattagtttaagaagaataaaataaaaaaattttgagaaaataaaaaataaaataaaaataagtgtagtatatgagatgatgagtagcaaaataGTAAGAATATGCAAGTCTtgcgctttaaaaaaaatagataaatttgagatgtacataaaaataattatttcttaataataaactcaattttttttttttaaatgaggaCGCTAAACTTGCACATTATAAGACCAAAGCAGGCTCAAAGGTAAG from Juglans regia cultivar Chandler unplaced genomic scaffold, Walnut 2.0 Scaffold_74, whole genome shotgun sequence harbors:
- the LOC109007619 gene encoding transcription factor bHLH162-like; this translates as MDHQRSQSSSTKVERRIIEKNRRNQMKVLYSRLNSLLPNPDSKEAVHSLPDQIDEAINYITSLETKLKKSKEKKESLTSRKKRPYTCTNFEETAGLKSPKIEIRETGSTLEIVLITGLDNQFIFYEMIHILHGEQAEVLNASFSTSGDSVLHVVHAETVGCSFDFGAAKVTERLKRLVYGSTSDVELSPDLWDLIPINSEAWGF